The following are encoded in a window of Vibrio sp. SCSIO 43136 genomic DNA:
- a CDS encoding L,D-transpeptidase family protein, which translates to MTKLFHFILTFNTVSILFASLLYAANGEATPLPHQPSVENRVEVDKSRRRMYVFINNVVVAEYKVALGGSPKGHKREEGDQKTPEGWYTLDYIKSNSSFYKSMHISYPNKKDRLLAEARGVDPGGMVMVHGQKQWHPDFAPIAQQFDWTDGCIAITNKEMEQFLNLVKVGTPIHIYW; encoded by the coding sequence ATGACAAAGTTGTTCCACTTCATTCTTACCTTCAATACGGTGTCTATCCTGTTTGCTTCGCTCCTGTATGCTGCCAACGGCGAAGCGACACCTTTACCGCATCAACCTAGTGTCGAAAATCGTGTCGAGGTAGATAAATCTCGCCGCCGCATGTATGTCTTTATCAACAATGTGGTTGTCGCCGAATACAAAGTGGCTTTGGGCGGCTCTCCCAAAGGACATAAGCGAGAAGAAGGCGATCAAAAAACTCCAGAAGGTTGGTACACCCTTGATTACATCAAATCCAACTCGTCGTTCTACAAATCCATGCACATCAGTTATCCCAATAAAAAAGACCGCTTACTAGCCGAAGCTAGAGGCGTCGACCCTGGCGGCATGGTGATGGTGCACGGTCAAAAACAGTGGCATCCTGATTTTGCTCCAATTGCCCAACAATTTGATTGGACTGATGGCTGTATTGCTATTACTAACAAAGAGATGGAGCAGTTTTTAAACCTAGTTAAAGTAGGTACTCCCATCCACATTTACTGGTAA
- a CDS encoding EAL domain-containing protein has protein sequence MNKSMTANRYLKALDTSDIGLWISDSNGKILFSNQAFYQPFALSHLGASAEDWYQFIHPDDRDAFVAQLKTYQANAKLGDEFNYTMRIQNASGKYRWIETQIRCDSDEIGKYFVGSNKDVSTHKKLIRQIEKLAFYNRLTGLPNYSKLERDFNQLEGKFALIRVFRLNYNSEVVRSGLPLVISQIQSNVEAAYKYYADIPMTIYQTNADSYAILISKHMTPQEITEFSTSFKAQLDASILQNEHTSAQVVFGAYLSDARKEDLNLAWALASETCEYAKRHSDNQFAIYDQKVGAKIDRELYIERSLAGAINRQEQTIALQPIINSQSGKVDYFEALSRWYDKQLGQIFPDEYIPVAERKDIIANLGLGVLEKSCQFLVEYQKRWQTPMVVSINVSVVELLKQGFSSQVQMVIDRYNLTKENFIFEVTETVLLEDKAYAIDEIIAMADSGFQFSMDDYGSGHGSILNFLRLPFKGIKIDRMFAWDAKPNSPSYEYLQLLTQMCQKYGVKVTMEGVEDEEMAQRFRDIGVNHLQGYHFSHPLEPAQALKLAP, from the coding sequence ATGAACAAGTCCATGACTGCTAACCGCTATTTAAAAGCCCTTGATACTTCAGATATCGGGCTGTGGATCTCTGACAGCAATGGCAAAATCTTGTTCTCAAACCAAGCATTTTATCAACCATTTGCCTTGTCTCACTTAGGGGCTAGCGCTGAAGATTGGTATCAGTTCATCCATCCAGATGATCGAGATGCATTTGTCGCACAGCTTAAAACTTATCAAGCCAATGCAAAGCTAGGTGATGAGTTCAACTACACGATGCGAATCCAGAATGCGAGCGGGAAATATCGCTGGATAGAGACCCAGATCCGATGCGATAGTGACGAAATCGGCAAGTATTTTGTTGGCAGCAATAAAGATGTATCGACGCACAAAAAGCTTATCCGCCAAATTGAAAAGCTGGCGTTCTATAATCGATTAACTGGGTTACCAAACTATTCTAAACTTGAGCGAGACTTCAACCAACTCGAAGGAAAGTTCGCCCTCATCCGAGTATTTCGCCTCAACTACAACTCTGAAGTGGTTCGCTCAGGGCTTCCTCTAGTCATCAGCCAAATTCAATCTAACGTAGAAGCGGCGTACAAGTATTACGCTGATATTCCAATGACGATCTATCAGACCAATGCGGATAGTTACGCCATCCTTATCAGCAAACATATGACACCCCAAGAGATCACCGAGTTCAGCACTAGCTTTAAAGCTCAACTCGATGCTTCCATCTTGCAAAATGAGCATACTAGCGCTCAAGTAGTATTTGGGGCTTACTTGAGTGATGCTCGCAAAGAAGACCTTAACTTGGCATGGGCATTAGCATCAGAAACTTGTGAATACGCCAAACGTCATTCCGATAACCAGTTTGCTATCTATGACCAAAAAGTTGGCGCTAAGATCGACCGAGAGCTCTATATTGAACGCTCTTTGGCAGGAGCGATCAACCGTCAGGAGCAGACCATCGCCCTACAACCGATAATCAACAGCCAATCGGGTAAGGTGGATTACTTTGAAGCGCTATCACGCTGGTACGATAAACAGCTGGGTCAAATTTTCCCAGATGAGTATATTCCCGTCGCTGAACGTAAAGACATCATTGCTAACCTTGGTCTAGGTGTGCTTGAGAAGTCCTGCCAATTTCTGGTTGAGTACCAAAAGAGATGGCAAACACCAATGGTGGTGAGTATTAACGTCTCTGTGGTTGAACTGCTCAAACAGGGATTTTCTAGCCAAGTTCAAATGGTCATTGACCGCTACAATCTCACAAAAGAAAACTTTATCTTTGAAGTCACCGAAACGGTGTTACTTGAAGATAAGGCGTACGCTATCGATGAAATTATCGCTATGGCCGATAGTGGGTTTCAATTTTCGATGGATGACTACGGCTCTGGCCACGGTTCAATCCTCAATTTCCTACGCTTGCCTTTTAAGGGGATTAAGATAGACCGTATGTTTGCTTGGGATGCAAAGCCTAACTCCCCTAGCTATGAATATTTGCAGCTGTTAACCCAGATGTGTCAGAAGTATGGGGTAAAAGTTACGATGGAAGGGGTTGAGGATGAAGAGATGGCACAACGTTTTCGAGACATAGGCGTAAACCATCTACAAGGCTACCATTTTTCACATCCGTTAGAGCCTGCGCAAGCGCTCAAATTGGCTCCTTAA
- a CDS encoding ABC transporter ATP-binding protein translates to MTLLKIDQLSVGFGKADNLDVITQNVNLSIAKGETLALVGESGSGKSVTANAILRLLPKASTHYLSGKILFDGLDLQQCSERQMRGIRGDRIGMIFQEPMVSLNPLHRIERQLVETLEIHRGMRTNKAKALALEWLNKVGIRNPEQKLKAYPHELSGGERQRVMIAIALINEPELLIADEPTTALDVSVQAQILDLLKSLQQELGMAMLFITHDLSIVRRIADNVAVMQNGRLIETGPCERVFNSPTHPYTQKLINSDPKGDPVPKLADPSTLVNADNLKVWFPITGGILKRTVGHVKAVTDVNFSLPKGQTIGLVGESGSGKSTTGMAILRLIESEGGIHFDGDLIQGLDRKQMLPLRRRMQVVFQDPFSALNPRMSVAQIIGEGLKVHFEMTPQDQDEAICEAMTEVGLDPNTRHRYPNEFSGGQRQRIAIARALILKPEFILLDEPTSSLDRTVQAQVLELLKDLQTKYELTYLFISHDLAVVKSLCHYTLVLKDGQVVEQGDTEQLFASPSHAYTKTLIDLSHF, encoded by the coding sequence ATGACACTACTTAAGATTGACCAACTCTCGGTAGGTTTTGGCAAAGCTGATAACCTCGATGTGATCACCCAAAATGTCAACCTTTCCATTGCCAAAGGAGAAACTCTCGCTTTGGTGGGAGAAAGTGGCTCAGGTAAATCAGTTACTGCCAATGCGATATTGCGGCTGTTGCCAAAAGCAAGCACTCACTACCTAAGCGGTAAAATACTATTCGATGGGTTAGATTTGCAGCAGTGCAGTGAACGCCAAATGCGAGGGATCCGTGGTGACCGTATCGGCATGATCTTCCAAGAGCCAATGGTTTCGCTCAACCCACTGCATAGAATTGAACGCCAATTGGTGGAGACCTTAGAGATCCATCGAGGAATGCGGACCAACAAAGCCAAAGCACTTGCATTAGAGTGGCTTAACAAGGTCGGAATACGTAATCCAGAGCAGAAACTCAAAGCCTATCCTCATGAGCTTTCTGGAGGCGAGCGCCAACGAGTCATGATCGCCATTGCGCTAATCAATGAACCTGAGCTTTTGATTGCCGACGAGCCAACGACGGCGCTGGATGTCTCGGTACAAGCTCAGATCCTAGATCTGTTAAAATCGCTACAACAAGAGCTCGGCATGGCCATGCTATTCATCACCCATGACTTGAGCATCGTTAGACGCATCGCAGACAATGTCGCCGTCATGCAAAACGGCCGCTTGATTGAAACAGGGCCGTGTGAACGGGTATTTAACTCACCAACTCACCCTTACACGCAAAAGCTAATCAACTCAGATCCTAAGGGCGATCCCGTACCTAAGTTGGCCGACCCGTCTACCCTAGTCAATGCCGATAATCTTAAAGTCTGGTTCCCAATCACGGGTGGGATTTTAAAACGTACCGTTGGGCATGTTAAAGCGGTGACGGATGTGAACTTCTCTCTGCCGAAAGGCCAAACCATCGGTTTAGTAGGAGAAAGTGGCTCAGGGAAATCCACCACAGGCATGGCCATATTGCGTCTAATTGAAAGCGAAGGTGGCATTCACTTTGATGGTGACCTAATCCAAGGGTTAGATCGCAAACAGATGTTACCGCTGCGCAGGCGCATGCAAGTGGTGTTTCAAGATCCCTTCTCAGCCCTTAATCCCCGAATGTCGGTGGCGCAAATTATCGGTGAAGGATTGAAAGTGCATTTTGAAATGACGCCGCAAGATCAAGATGAAGCGATTTGCGAAGCAATGACCGAAGTTGGACTCGATCCAAATACTCGACACCGTTATCCAAACGAGTTTTCTGGTGGGCAAAGGCAGCGTATCGCTATCGCGAGAGCGCTGATCTTAAAGCCTGAATTTATCTTGCTCGATGAACCTACCTCGTCTCTTGACCGGACAGTACAAGCGCAAGTTTTGGAGCTACTTAAAGATCTGCAAACTAAATATGAGCTGACCTACTTGTTTATCAGCCATGATCTTGCTGTAGTGAAATCACTTTGCCATTACACTTTGGTGCTCAAAGACGGGCAAGTAGTTGAACAAGGGGACACTGAGCAGTTGTTTGCCTCCCCAAGCCATGCTTATACCAAGACGCTGATCGATTTGTCCCACTTTTAA
- a CDS encoding ABC transporter permease yields MSPLIAVRWQRFKANKRGYWSLWIFGSLFILSLFAELIANDKPLLVSYQNQWYYPVAFEYAETQFGGEFEAEADYTDPYVIELIEEDGYIIWPLVRFHYDTINYNLSQPAPSPPDNVNYLGTDDRGRDVLARVIYGFRISVLFGFILTIISSIIGVIVGATQGYYGGKLDLLGQRFIEVWSGMPTLFLLIILSSFVEPNFWWLLGIMVLFSWMGLVGVVRAEFLRCRNFDYIKAAHALGVSDGRIIGRHMLPNAMVATLTMVPFILSGSVTTLTSLDFLGFGLPAGSPSLGELLAQGKANLQAPWLGISAFVVLSIMLSLLVFIGEAVRDAFDPHQQR; encoded by the coding sequence ATGAGTCCGTTAATCGCCGTCCGTTGGCAACGCTTTAAAGCCAACAAACGTGGTTATTGGTCACTGTGGATTTTTGGCTCACTGTTCATTTTAAGCCTATTCGCAGAGTTAATTGCCAACGATAAACCCCTGCTCGTGTCTTATCAAAACCAGTGGTATTACCCTGTGGCATTTGAATACGCAGAAACCCAGTTTGGTGGGGAATTTGAAGCAGAAGCTGACTACACCGACCCATATGTCATCGAACTGATCGAAGAAGATGGTTACATCATTTGGCCACTGGTTCGCTTTCACTATGACACCATCAATTACAACTTGAGCCAGCCCGCTCCTTCTCCGCCAGACAACGTGAACTATCTCGGTACTGACGACCGAGGACGAGATGTATTGGCCCGTGTGATTTATGGATTCCGTATCTCGGTACTGTTTGGTTTCATCTTAACCATCATTTCTAGCATCATTGGCGTAATTGTTGGTGCTACTCAAGGTTATTACGGTGGAAAGCTAGATCTGCTCGGCCAGCGCTTTATCGAAGTTTGGTCCGGTATGCCAACCCTGTTTTTGCTTATTATTCTTTCCAGTTTCGTTGAGCCCAACTTTTGGTGGCTGCTTGGCATAATGGTGCTGTTCAGTTGGATGGGGTTAGTTGGCGTGGTGCGCGCCGAGTTTCTTCGTTGCCGCAACTTTGACTACATCAAAGCAGCCCATGCGCTAGGCGTGAGCGATGGCCGAATCATAGGTCGGCACATGCTACCCAATGCCATGGTCGCTACCTTAACCATGGTGCCATTCATTCTGTCTGGTTCGGTCACAACCCTGACTTCACTCGACTTTTTGGGCTTTGGTCTGCCAGCAGGGTCTCCATCTTTAGGAGAATTGCTCGCACAAGGTAAAGCCAACCTGCAAGCACCATGGCTGGGGATTTCAGCATTTGTGGTGCTTTCTATCATGCTGAGCTTACTGGTATTTATCGGTGAAGCTGTGCGCGATGCTTTTGATCCACACCAGCAGAGGTAA